DNA from Sulfurimonas gotlandica GD1:
CTGGCATATCACATCACCCACTTTCTTTAAAATTTTGGAACGGAATTATAACATAATGTTTCTTTATTACAAAGTTTATTTTTTTACAACAAGTATATCTTCTAGTTTTCAACCTAAATTACATAGAATTTTGAAATTTAATAGTGAATATTGATTCATGTCAATACACTATTTTTTTAAATAGGATAAAATTTGTCTGATTTAAAAATACTAGAGCGTAATGCGCTCTTACCAAAGGAAACAAAATGAAAAAAATCATTTTATTAATCGCGTTAACATTAGGTGCTCTTCAAGCTGACAACATCGTATCTTATGATACTAAAGATACAAAAGAGCCGGTTAGCAAACCTAATCATCCAAGTACAGAAATATACTAATCATATAGATCTGATTTTATTCTTCCTCCTAAAGCAGACTCTTCTGAGTTTGCTTCAATCAAAATACTTTTAAAATAGATCAATTATATATATTTTTTTTAATGTTTGTACTGCAAAAAAAGAGATATATTGTTGTCAACAACCTAAAATACATAGAATTTTGAAATTTAATAGTGAATATTGATTCATATCAATACACTATTTTTTTAAATAGGATAAAATTTGTCTGATTTAAAAATACTAGAGCGTAATGCGCTCTTACCAAAGGAAACAAAATGAAAAAAATCATTTTATTAATCGCGTTAACATTAGGTGCTCTTCAAGCAGATAGTATTGTGACTTATGACACTCAAGATACAAAAGAGCCAGTTAGCAAACCTAATCATCCAAGTACAGAAATATATTAATCATATAGATCTGATTTTATTCTTCCTCCTAAAGCAGACTCTTTGGAGTCTGTTTAACTCACCGCATTTTTTAAACTTATAGCTTTAATTGACGAAAGAAGTAAGTATATTATAGATATAATCACATTATGATTACCCAAGACTCCATAGAAGCCCTAAAAGCACGCCTTGATATTGTTGATGTTGTAGGCTCATACGTGGAGTTGAAAAAAGCCGGTGCAAACTATAAAGCACCGTGTCCTTTTCATGATGAAAAATCACCATCTTTTGTTGTAAGCCCTTCTAAGGGTATATACCATTGTTTTGGTTGTGGTGCGGGTGGTGACAGCATCAAATTTACAATGGAATACGAAAAACTTAACTATCCTGAAGCATTAGAAAAACTAGCAAATAACTATAATTTTACACTCTCTTATACTGATAACAAACATAACAAGCCTCGCTCACAAGTTATGGATAAGCTGAGTGAGTGGTACCAAAATCTTTTGACTTCAAAACCAGAGGCTCTTTCTTACATCAAAGAGCGTGGCATCTATGAGAGTAGTGTTGAGAAATTTGGAATAGGCTATGCTCCTGATTCAAATGCTACTATTAATTACATAAAATCTCAACTATTTAGTGTGAATGAAGCTGTAGATATGGGAGTTATAGGCTATGATAGTGGAAGAAATTTTGCTAGATTTATAGAACGCATAACTTTTCCTATTCACTCGGCAAATGGTTCAATTGTCGGTTTTGGTGGAAGGACAATTACAGGTCATCAAGCAAAATATGTAAATTCTCCTGAGACAGCTTTTTTTAATAAGTCTCGACTTTTATATGCATATCACCATGCCAAACAAACACTTCATAAAACAAAAGAGATAATCATAACAGAGGGTTATCTAGATGTTATTATGTTGCATCAGGCCGGATTTACAAATGCTGTAGCTACACTTGGAACAGCTCTAACTCAAGAGCATCTACCACTTTTGAGAAAGGGTGAACCAAGAATTGTAATGGCCTATGATGGAGATAAAGCTGGTCGTGCGGCTGCATTGAAAGCATCTAGACTGCTTAGTGCCGGTGGTTTTAATGGTGGTGTTGTTATTTTTGGAGATGGTCTTGACCCAGCTGACATGGTACACAAGGGTGCAGTTGAAGAGTTGGCTACGATGTTTAGATCTGCGAAACCGTTTATTGAATTTGTTTTAGAAGAGATACTTTCACTGTATGACCTTCGTGATCCAAAGGCGAAAGAGGAGTGCATGCAAGATGGCATCGGCTATCTTAAGACGCTCTCACCAATTTTACAAGAAGAGTATAAAACATTTCTTGCATCTCGTTTGGGAGGCTTGGGCATTAGTCCATCACTTGTTAGATTTTCTCAAGCACCAACTAATAAAAATACGCCACTTATTCAAAAAAACACCCATAAAGACATGTGGGAACTAAGTTTGATCAAAACAGTTCTTGAGCATCCTGAGTTAGTTGACCAGATGTTAGACGTTCTTGACCCATCACTTTTGCAGTTTCACTCACGAGAGTTTGCATTATCTCTACAAGGCAGATTGGACGAGCCTTCTTTGATGGCAATATCGATTGATGAACAGATACAGCCACTGAGAGATGAAGAGGCCTTAAAAGCTGAACTTATTGCATTTTTAACTAAACATTATGAGAGAGAGTTAAGAAAGATAAACACACAAGCTTCTTTGTCGTTTGAGCAAAAAGCTTTTTATATTCGTAAATTTCGTGGAAAAATATCAAAATTAAAACGCGGCGAGTTAGTAGCTTTCAAGGATTGATGATGCGTATTTTATGGTTAGCTATTTTAATAAGTTTAGAACTTTTATCGGCTAGCATAGATTTTAGCGAAGAAGAGAAACTTTGGATGGAGCAAAATAGAGTCGTAACTTATGTCGGTGATCCTGATTGGCTTCCCTTTGAAGCGTTTGATGATAAAGGCAACTATGTAGGTATTGTTGCTGATTTACTAAAGCATATAGAAAAAATAACCCCTTTAAAATTTAAAATCATGAGAACTAGCTCTTGGCAAGACTCCATAGAAACAATGAAGTCAAAGCAGGTAATGATGATGTCACAGAGTAAAGATTATAATACGCAAACGACAGAGCTTCTTAGTGAGATCTACTATAAAAACCCAATAGTTATAGTAATGAATCATAAACAACGTTATGTCTCATCGCTTTATAATATTAAAGATAAAAAAATTGCGATTAGTTCTACAGAAGGTTTTTTTAAAAAAATAAAAGAAAAATATCCTGCTATAAAGTTCGTAGAGGTCAAATCAATAAAAG
Protein-coding regions in this window:
- the dnaG gene encoding DNA primase — encoded protein: MITQDSIEALKARLDIVDVVGSYVELKKAGANYKAPCPFHDEKSPSFVVSPSKGIYHCFGCGAGGDSIKFTMEYEKLNYPEALEKLANNYNFTLSYTDNKHNKPRSQVMDKLSEWYQNLLTSKPEALSYIKERGIYESSVEKFGIGYAPDSNATINYIKSQLFSVNEAVDMGVIGYDSGRNFARFIERITFPIHSANGSIVGFGGRTITGHQAKYVNSPETAFFNKSRLLYAYHHAKQTLHKTKEIIITEGYLDVIMLHQAGFTNAVATLGTALTQEHLPLLRKGEPRIVMAYDGDKAGRAAALKASRLLSAGGFNGGVVIFGDGLDPADMVHKGAVEELATMFRSAKPFIEFVLEEILSLYDLRDPKAKEECMQDGIGYLKTLSPILQEEYKTFLASRLGGLGISPSLVRFSQAPTNKNTPLIQKNTHKDMWELSLIKTVLEHPELVDQMLDVLDPSLLQFHSREFALSLQGRLDEPSLMAISIDEQIQPLRDEEALKAELIAFLTKHYERELRKINTQASLSFEQKAFYIRKFRGKISKLKRGELVAFKD